A part of Sinorhizobium chiapasense genomic DNA contains:
- a CDS encoding bifunctional diguanylate cyclase/phosphodiesterase, producing the protein MFSVIACIRNDHDWRLIAVAAVVCLAGSIATMLLLLRAQRSDGAQRRLWAAACAFASGVGIWSTHFIAMLAYDGGMPIAYEIRGTTLSVLVAIAASWIAFAVALAGTFRCAFAVGGILLGLGIAAMHFTGMRAVETQGQVVFDFGATVTAVILGTLIAGVALHAFQTLRGVRRLVVCTVLLVFAICSMHFKSMSGVGLVPDPSVAATSVFAPAWLAGGVIAASTTLILMAFGALFLDRHLTDLRGLVNASLEGMMIVRGDEIVDVNERLVGLCGRTANDLAKRNLAELFAQDRERPGDRRAFGGSCEIELLHADGSRIPVEYMCRTIEYRGRECDVIFVRDLSQRKEAERTIERLAHHDALTDLSNRSSFDRRMAQAIAVASARNEPLAVLCLDLDRFKAVNDIFGHGEGDRILCKVADILRTACAEDDTIARLGGDEFAIIQPSAGPEAARQLSERILRSFGEEMDTSRDPMAVGVSIGVAIYPADGITADRLCNNADTALYRAKQTGKGIACFFDAEMDAAVRTRRQMENDLRHAVARRQLFLEYQPLVDVRDDRVVGYEALLRWRHPDRGLISPSVFIPIAEESGSIIQIGEWVLEQACLEAVRWNEPLAISVNISPVQFLLPNLLEQIEGILGRTGLEPRRLELEITEAALMHNRNDVLATLVRLRFLGVRIVMDDFGTGHSSLSNLQTFPFDKLKIDCSFTAALDKDPAAHAIIRAIIALGQSLNLPVVTEGVETERQKQIIVEEGCRQIQGFLSGRPGRAPSSAQPALERLEA; encoded by the coding sequence ATGTTTTCAGTGATTGCATGCATACGCAATGATCATGACTGGCGACTGATCGCGGTCGCTGCGGTCGTTTGTCTTGCCGGCAGCATCGCCACGATGCTGCTCCTGCTGCGCGCGCAGCGCAGCGACGGCGCTCAGCGACGCCTTTGGGCCGCTGCTTGCGCCTTTGCGTCCGGCGTCGGTATCTGGTCAACACACTTCATCGCGATGCTCGCCTACGACGGCGGCATGCCGATCGCCTATGAGATCCGAGGCACGACGCTCTCGGTGCTGGTGGCGATCGCTGCGTCCTGGATTGCATTCGCCGTGGCTTTGGCCGGGACCTTCCGTTGCGCCTTCGCCGTCGGCGGCATCCTGCTCGGCCTCGGCATCGCGGCGATGCATTTCACCGGCATGCGCGCGGTCGAAACGCAAGGGCAGGTCGTTTTCGATTTTGGAGCGACTGTGACCGCCGTCATCTTGGGCACGCTGATTGCGGGCGTTGCGCTTCATGCGTTTCAGACGCTGCGGGGCGTTCGCAGGCTGGTCGTGTGCACGGTCCTGCTCGTCTTCGCGATTTGCTCGATGCACTTCAAGTCGATGAGCGGTGTCGGCCTTGTACCGGACCCGAGCGTTGCCGCCACCTCCGTATTCGCTCCCGCTTGGCTTGCGGGCGGCGTGATCGCCGCATCGACGACGCTCATCCTGATGGCTTTCGGCGCGCTCTTTCTCGACCGGCATCTCACCGATCTTCGCGGCCTCGTCAACGCGTCGCTCGAAGGCATGATGATCGTCCGCGGCGATGAAATCGTCGATGTGAACGAGCGGCTCGTCGGCCTTTGTGGCCGGACCGCAAACGACCTGGCAAAGAGAAACCTCGCGGAGCTGTTCGCGCAGGATCGGGAGCGGCCGGGGGATCGTCGGGCGTTCGGCGGATCATGCGAAATCGAATTGCTTCACGCGGACGGGAGCCGAATTCCCGTCGAATACATGTGCCGCACGATCGAATACCGCGGGCGGGAGTGCGACGTGATTTTCGTGCGCGATCTCAGTCAGCGCAAGGAGGCGGAACGCACGATCGAGCGCCTTGCGCATCATGATGCGCTGACCGACCTTTCGAACCGCAGTTCGTTCGACCGCCGCATGGCGCAGGCGATCGCCGTGGCGAGCGCGAGGAACGAACCGTTGGCCGTCCTCTGTCTCGACCTCGACCGCTTCAAGGCCGTCAACGATATCTTCGGTCACGGAGAAGGCGATCGCATCCTGTGCAAGGTGGCCGACATCCTGCGGACAGCATGCGCGGAAGACGATACGATCGCACGGCTCGGCGGCGACGAATTCGCGATCATCCAGCCGTCCGCCGGACCGGAAGCAGCGCGGCAATTGTCGGAGCGCATTCTCAGATCTTTTGGTGAGGAAATGGACACCAGCCGCGACCCGATGGCCGTCGGCGTCAGCATCGGCGTGGCGATCTATCCGGCCGACGGGATAACGGCAGACCGGCTTTGCAACAACGCCGATACGGCGCTTTACCGGGCGAAGCAGACCGGCAAGGGCATTGCCTGCTTCTTCGACGCCGAGATGGATGCAGCGGTGCGCACGCGCCGGCAGATGGAAAATGACCTTCGGCACGCGGTCGCCAGACGCCAGCTTTTCCTCGAATACCAGCCGCTCGTCGACGTTCGTGACGATCGGGTCGTCGGCTACGAGGCGCTGTTGCGCTGGCGGCATCCCGATCGCGGTCTTATTAGTCCCAGTGTTTTCATTCCGATTGCCGAGGAAAGCGGCTCGATCATCCAGATCGGTGAGTGGGTACTCGAGCAAGCTTGCCTTGAGGCGGTCCGGTGGAACGAGCCGCTGGCGATTTCAGTCAATATATCACCGGTGCAGTTTCTGCTTCCCAATCTCCTTGAACAGATCGAGGGGATCCTGGGGCGCACCGGTCTCGAGCCGCGCCGGCTGGAACTGGAGATCACCGAAGCAGCCCTGATGCACAATAGGAATGACGTGTTGGCGACGCTCGTCCGGCTGCGGTTCCTTGGCGTACGGATCGTCATGGACGATTTCGGGACGGGGCATTCCTCGCTCAGCAATCTCCAGACCTTCCCGTTTGACAAGCTGAAGATCGATTGCAGCTTCACGGCGGCTCTCGACAAGGACCCTGCTGCGCACGCCATCATCCGCGCGATCATCGCCCTGGGCCAAAGCCTCAACCTGCCGGTGGTGACCGAAGGTGTCGAAACAGAGCGGCAGAAGCAGATCATCGTCGAAGAGGGATGCCGGCAAATCCAGGGCTTCCTCTCCGGGCGCCCGGGGCGCGCGCCGAGCTCCGCCCAGCCGGCGCTGGAAAGGCTTGAGGCGTGA
- a CDS encoding ROK family transcriptional regulator produces the protein MLTKSSTELVRQQNSTLVLAALRRKGSLSHTEIASETALASATVSAITAELERAGIIGRSEQHVQGGRGRPRVLFTPRRDCGHVIVVRISSDIVQYSLADYGGTLLDRFEEARNHDLRGAAAFGQIFAAALERLLQRSRITKEDVLAISISSKGLVAADGARLIWSPVFGREELDFEELLRPDWRAKIMLSNETLLVAQALAVRAEEGREDFRALAAISLGHSIGLGLARRGRLGDLDVSAPNFGHMLHTSSAGLCRCGGHGCIEAAAGFYGILRTAFEVPSDTIPAKFVPLPEMDKIAASARQGHRMAGYAFRQAGIALGNGISRMLSLYEPMPIFVTGPGTRYFDLLHKGVEEGLAQSLQVRLQGLPEIAVAADEQRLVFDGHLNRALSAIDADIAAGHG, from the coding sequence ATGCTGACGAAGTCCAGCACTGAACTTGTACGTCAGCAAAACAGCACGCTTGTCCTTGCGGCGCTCCGCCGGAAGGGTTCCTTGTCCCACACCGAAATCGCGTCGGAAACCGCTCTCGCCTCGGCCACCGTCTCGGCCATCACCGCGGAACTGGAGCGCGCCGGAATCATTGGCAGGAGCGAGCAGCACGTTCAGGGCGGCCGTGGCCGGCCGCGCGTGCTTTTCACGCCGAGGCGCGACTGCGGCCACGTGATCGTCGTGCGCATTTCGTCCGATATCGTCCAGTATTCGCTTGCCGACTATGGCGGCACTCTGCTCGATCGGTTCGAGGAGGCGAGAAATCACGATCTTAGGGGCGCGGCCGCTTTCGGGCAGATATTTGCCGCCGCGCTTGAACGGTTGCTCCAGCGCTCCCGCATCACCAAGGAAGACGTGCTTGCCATTTCGATCAGCAGCAAGGGCCTTGTTGCCGCCGATGGAGCGCGACTGATCTGGTCGCCGGTTTTCGGCCGTGAAGAACTCGATTTCGAAGAGCTGCTGCGCCCGGATTGGCGCGCCAAAATCATGCTCAGCAACGAGACGCTGCTGGTTGCCCAGGCGCTTGCCGTCCGGGCCGAGGAGGGGAGAGAAGACTTCAGGGCGCTTGCGGCCATATCCCTCGGACACAGCATTGGTCTCGGCCTTGCGCGGAGAGGGCGCCTCGGCGACCTCGATGTTTCGGCGCCGAATTTCGGGCACATGCTGCACACGAGTTCCGCCGGGCTTTGCCGGTGCGGCGGCCATGGCTGCATCGAGGCGGCGGCCGGTTTCTACGGAATCCTGCGCACGGCGTTCGAGGTGCCTTCCGACACGATCCCGGCGAAATTCGTGCCGCTGCCGGAGATGGACAAGATCGCGGCGAGCGCGCGCCAGGGACACCGCATGGCCGGCTATGCGTTTCGCCAGGCGGGCATCGCTCTCGGTAATGGCATTTCCCGCATGCTCAGCCTCTACGAGCCGATGCCGATCTTCGTCACCGGACCGGGGACACGTTACTTCGACCTCCTTCATAAGGGCGTGGAAGAGGGGCTTGCCCAGTCCCTGCAGGTCCGCCTGCAAGGACTGCCGGAAATCGCGGTGGCGGCCGACGAGCAGCGGCTCGTTTTCGACGGTCATCTCAATCGCGCACTGAGCGCGATCGACGCCGACATTGCTGCCGGGCATGGTTGA
- the xylF gene encoding D-xylose ABC transporter substrate-binding protein, translated as MKSVLKLMAGAAIIASMHSAAIAKDLVVGVSWSNFQEERWKTDEAAIKAALEASGDKYISADAQSSAAKQLTDIESLIAQGANALIVLAQDSDAIAPAIEKATAEGIPVVGYDRLIENPAAFYITFDNKEVGRMQAREVFKVKPEGNFVFIKGSSSDPNADFLFAGQMEVLKEAVDGGKVKNVGEAYTDGWKPENAQKNMEQFLTANDNKVDAVVASNDGTAGGAIAALSAQGLAGSVPVSGQDGDFAALNRVALGSQTVSVWKDARELGKKAAEIASALAAGKTMDEIEGVQTFNGGPKGVAMKSVFLAPLAITKDNLNVVIDAGWISKDAACQGVAAGAIAACN; from the coding sequence ATGAAATCCGTTTTGAAGTTGATGGCGGGGGCTGCCATCATCGCGTCCATGCATTCGGCGGCGATCGCCAAGGATCTTGTCGTCGGCGTTTCCTGGTCGAACTTCCAGGAAGAGCGTTGGAAAACCGACGAGGCCGCCATCAAGGCCGCGCTTGAAGCTTCCGGCGACAAGTATATCTCCGCCGATGCCCAGTCTTCTGCCGCCAAGCAGCTGACCGACATCGAATCGCTGATCGCGCAGGGCGCAAACGCCTTGATCGTGCTCGCCCAGGATTCCGACGCAATCGCCCCGGCGATCGAAAAGGCCACCGCAGAGGGCATCCCGGTCGTCGGCTACGACCGCCTGATCGAGAATCCGGCCGCCTTCTACATTACCTTCGACAACAAGGAAGTGGGCCGCATGCAGGCCCGCGAAGTCTTCAAGGTGAAGCCGGAAGGCAACTTCGTCTTCATCAAGGGCTCCTCGTCCGACCCGAATGCCGACTTCCTCTTTGCCGGCCAGATGGAAGTGCTGAAGGAAGCGGTTGACGGCGGCAAGGTCAAGAATGTCGGCGAGGCTTACACTGATGGCTGGAAGCCGGAAAATGCCCAGAAGAACATGGAGCAGTTCCTGACCGCCAATGACAATAAGGTCGACGCGGTCGTCGCATCGAACGACGGCACGGCCGGCGGCGCGATTGCCGCACTTTCGGCACAGGGTCTTGCGGGCTCCGTGCCGGTATCCGGACAGGACGGTGACTTTGCGGCGCTCAACCGCGTCGCGCTCGGCTCCCAGACGGTTTCCGTCTGGAAGGACGCGCGCGAGCTCGGCAAGAAGGCCGCCGAAATCGCTTCGGCGCTCGCCGCCGGCAAGACGATGGACGAGATCGAGGGCGTTCAAACCTTCAACGGCGGACCGAAGGGCGTTGCCATGAAGTCGGTCTTCCTGGCACCGCTCGCTATCACCAAGGACAATCTGAACGTCGTCATCGACGCCGGCTGGATTTCCAAGGACGCGGCCTGCCAGGGCGTTGCTGCCGGCGCCATCGCCGCGTGCAACTGA
- a CDS encoding sugar ABC transporter permease: MADTTNTAHFNRARSAAENPVKRFFRATEIDTRLLGMVGAMLIIWIGFDFLSNGLFLTPRNLWNLSVQTASVAVMATGMVLVIVTRNIDLSVGSILGFVGMIMGVLQAELLPQVLGFNHPATWIITLLAGLFLGAAIGALHGVIIAFLNVPSFIVTLGGLLVWRGATWFVTSGRTVAPMDATFRLMGGGTEGSIGSTASWIVGFLACLAIVASIINARKQRKRFGFPRRPVWAEYFLSGIGCALVLGAVTVANSYPWPANIARKYAEANGIAWPEGGLFIAHGIAIPVLIAIVIGIVMTFIATRLRFGRYVFAIGGNPEAAELAGIKTRWVTVRIFALMGMLCAVAAAISTARLNAATNAQGELDELYTIAAAVIGGTSLAGGMGTIAGAMLGALVMQSLQSGMVLLGIDSPLQRIVVGVVLVTAVWLDTVYRARAK; encoded by the coding sequence ATGGCCGACACGACAAATACCGCACATTTTAATCGCGCCCGCAGCGCGGCTGAAAATCCGGTGAAGCGCTTCTTCCGCGCCACCGAAATCGACACCCGCCTCCTGGGCATGGTCGGCGCGATGCTGATCATCTGGATCGGCTTCGACTTCTTGTCCAACGGCCTGTTCCTCACGCCGCGAAACCTCTGGAACCTTTCGGTGCAGACCGCCTCGGTCGCCGTCATGGCGACCGGCATGGTTCTCGTCATCGTCACGCGCAATATCGATCTGTCGGTCGGCTCCATCCTCGGTTTCGTCGGCATGATCATGGGCGTGCTGCAGGCCGAACTGCTGCCGCAGGTCCTCGGCTTCAACCATCCCGCCACCTGGATCATCACGTTGCTTGCCGGCCTTTTCCTCGGAGCGGCGATCGGCGCGCTGCATGGCGTGATCATTGCTTTCCTCAACGTGCCGTCCTTCATCGTCACGCTCGGCGGGTTGCTCGTCTGGCGCGGCGCCACCTGGTTCGTCACCAGCGGCCGCACGGTCGCACCAATGGACGCCACCTTCCGGCTGATGGGCGGCGGCACCGAAGGCTCGATCGGCTCGACGGCAAGCTGGATCGTCGGCTTCCTTGCCTGTCTCGCGATCGTCGCCAGCATCATCAACGCCCGCAAGCAGCGTAAGCGCTTCGGCTTTCCTCGCCGCCCGGTCTGGGCCGAGTACTTCCTGTCGGGAATTGGCTGCGCCCTTGTTCTCGGCGCAGTGACGGTCGCCAACAGCTATCCCTGGCCGGCCAACATCGCCCGCAAATACGCCGAAGCCAACGGCATCGCCTGGCCCGAAGGCGGCCTCTTCATCGCGCACGGCATCGCTATTCCGGTGCTGATCGCCATCGTCATCGGCATCGTCATGACCTTCATCGCCACGCGCCTGCGCTTCGGCCGCTACGTCTTCGCGATCGGCGGCAATCCGGAAGCGGCTGAACTCGCCGGCATCAAGACGCGCTGGGTGACGGTCAGGATCTTCGCGCTGATGGGCATGCTCTGTGCCGTCGCAGCCGCGATCTCGACGGCGCGCCTCAACGCCGCCACCAATGCCCAGGGTGAGCTCGACGAACTCTACACGATCGCCGCGGCCGTCATCGGCGGCACCTCGCTTGCCGGCGGCATGGGCACGATCGCCGGCGCCATGCTCGGCGCCCTTGTCATGCAGTCGCTGCAATCCGGCATGGTGCTGCTCGGCATCGACAGCCCGCTGCAGCGGATCGTCGTCGGTGTCGTGCTGGTCACCGCCGTCTGGCTCGACACCGTCTATCGCGCCCGCGCAAAATAA
- a CDS encoding ATP-binding cassette domain-containing protein — protein sequence MTDQRTPLVEMKNISISFGGIHAVDNASVDLYPGEVVALLGHNGAGKSTLIKILSGAYRRDAGEILINGEPAEIHNPRDAKKYGIETIYQTLAVADNVDAAANLYLGRELRTPWGTLDDVAMEAKAREVMGRLNPNFQRFKEPVKALSGGQRQSVAIARAILFNARILIMDEPTAALGPQETAQVGELIKQLKREGIGIFLISHDIHDVFDLADRVSVMKNGQVVGHARTEDVTKDEVLGMIIMGKVPPKAIPGPGAMQMA from the coding sequence ATGACAGATCAACGCACTCCGCTTGTGGAAATGAAGAACATTTCCATCTCCTTCGGCGGTATCCACGCGGTGGACAACGCTTCGGTCGATCTCTATCCGGGTGAGGTCGTGGCGCTCCTCGGCCACAACGGCGCCGGCAAGTCCACGCTGATCAAGATCCTCTCGGGCGCCTACAGGCGCGATGCCGGCGAGATCCTGATCAACGGCGAACCGGCCGAGATCCACAATCCGCGCGACGCCAAGAAATACGGCATCGAGACGATCTACCAGACGCTCGCCGTCGCCGACAATGTCGACGCCGCCGCCAATCTCTATCTCGGGCGGGAACTGCGCACCCCCTGGGGCACGCTCGACGACGTGGCGATGGAGGCAAAGGCGCGCGAGGTGATGGGTCGCCTCAACCCGAACTTCCAACGCTTCAAGGAGCCTGTGAAGGCGCTCTCCGGCGGCCAGCGGCAGTCAGTGGCGATCGCCCGCGCCATCCTCTTCAACGCTCGCATCCTGATCATGGACGAGCCGACGGCAGCCCTCGGGCCGCAGGAAACCGCACAGGTGGGCGAGCTGATCAAGCAGTTGAAGCGCGAAGGCATCGGCATCTTCCTGATCAGCCACGACATCCACGACGTCTTCGATCTCGCCGACCGCGTATCGGTGATGAAGAACGGGCAGGTCGTCGGCCACGCCCGCACCGAGGACGTGACCAAGGACGAAGTGCTCGGCATGATCATCATGGGCAAGGTGCCGCCAAAGGCGATCCCCGGCCCCGGCGCCATGCAGATGGCATAA
- a CDS encoding alpha/beta fold hydrolase, with the protein MKKQVLFIQGGGAGTHDEWDNKLVDSLRRELGPGYDVRYPRMPDEADPGYAIWKAALVEEIARLEDGAILMGHSVGGTILINALAEARPSRKLAGVFLIAAPFVGAGGWPSEDIDPTADLGARLPPKTPIYLYHGSEDDTAPFAHVDLYERAIPGAIVHRLHGRDHQLNDDLAEVAADVRALA; encoded by the coding sequence ATGAAGAAGCAAGTCCTGTTCATTCAAGGCGGCGGCGCAGGGACTCATGATGAATGGGACAACAAGCTCGTCGATAGCTTGAGGCGAGAACTCGGGCCTGGCTACGACGTTCGCTACCCGCGCATGCCGGACGAGGCGGATCCCGGCTATGCCATATGGAAGGCCGCGCTCGTGGAAGAGATCGCCCGCCTGGAAGATGGCGCGATACTGATGGGCCACTCGGTTGGCGGAACGATTCTGATCAATGCCCTCGCGGAGGCACGCCCGAGCCGGAAGCTTGCCGGCGTATTTCTCATCGCAGCGCCCTTTGTTGGCGCTGGCGGGTGGCCGAGTGAAGACATCGACCCAACGGCCGACCTCGGTGCGCGACTGCCTCCAAAGACGCCGATCTATCTCTATCATGGCAGCGAGGACGACACTGCGCCGTTTGCGCATGTCGATCTCTATGAGAGAGCGATACCCGGCGCGATCGTGCATCGGCTCCACGGCCGCGATCACCAGCTCAACGACGACTTGGCCGAGGTTGCCGCTGACGTCCGCGCCTTGGCATGA
- a CDS encoding MarR family winged helix-turn-helix transcriptional regulator: MSEKQMPGLGELLRYVGELVDQGAEEEYRAMSLPYRARYTPVMRALAAGAETVTEITALSSLTQGAISQSVRLMEADGLVARHSLEDGRKSGVHLSPRGRKLLKRLEPHWAITFAAIDALEKEIGHPLLQVLAKTARALERQGFAARLRAAAAHQANEDHADAK, from the coding sequence ATGAGCGAAAAACAGATGCCGGGTCTCGGTGAACTGCTCCGCTATGTCGGCGAACTGGTCGATCAAGGTGCGGAGGAAGAGTACCGCGCCATGAGCCTCCCCTATCGCGCCAGATACACCCCGGTTATGCGCGCGCTCGCCGCCGGCGCGGAAACGGTGACTGAAATCACTGCCCTGAGCAGCCTTACCCAGGGCGCGATCAGTCAGTCGGTGCGGTTGATGGAGGCCGATGGTCTGGTGGCACGCCACAGCCTGGAGGATGGGCGCAAGAGCGGTGTTCATCTGTCGCCTCGCGGCCGGAAACTGTTGAAGAGGCTTGAACCCCACTGGGCGATCACCTTCGCGGCCATAGACGCGTTGGAAAAGGAGATCGGCCATCCGCTTCTTCAGGTCCTGGCAAAGACGGCGCGCGCGTTGGAGCGTCAAGGATTTGCCGCTCGGCTGAGGGCGGCAGCTGCACATCAGGCAAATGAGGATCACGCCGATGCGAAATGA
- a CDS encoding class I SAM-dependent methyltransferase yields MRNDTMPRKNWFDAGGSAYAQFRPEYPAGLSTYLAGIAPTREMAVDVGCGSGQLTRQLARYFDSVIGLDPSEDQIANARAHDKVRYLCAPAEKLPLADNKASLITAAQAAHWFDLPAFYAEARRIAVENAVIALISYGVLRLEPDDLQERFIRFYRNEIGPYWPPERKLVDTGYPDISFPFDERAAPEMEICRAWELGEFLGYLSTWSAVRRVNDAGREDILTGFVRDISELWGDPTRKRPVSWPVNMRLGTI; encoded by the coding sequence ATGCGAAATGACACCATGCCACGCAAGAACTGGTTCGATGCAGGAGGCAGCGCCTATGCGCAGTTCAGGCCGGAATACCCGGCCGGGCTCTCGACGTATCTTGCGGGAATTGCCCCCACCCGTGAGATGGCCGTCGATGTCGGCTGCGGCAGTGGGCAGCTGACCCGGCAATTGGCGAGGTATTTCGACAGCGTGATTGGGCTCGATCCTAGCGAAGACCAGATCGCCAATGCGCGGGCTCACGACAAGGTGCGGTACCTTTGCGCACCGGCCGAGAAACTGCCCCTTGCGGACAACAAGGCCAGCCTCATCACCGCAGCACAGGCCGCGCACTGGTTCGATCTCCCGGCCTTTTATGCCGAGGCTCGCCGGATCGCCGTCGAGAACGCCGTCATCGCGCTCATCAGCTACGGGGTCCTTCGGCTGGAGCCGGACGATCTTCAGGAGCGGTTCATTCGTTTCTACCGCAACGAGATCGGCCCCTATTGGCCGCCCGAGCGCAAGCTGGTGGATACCGGCTACCCGGATATCAGCTTCCCTTTCGACGAGCGCGCTGCGCCAGAAATGGAAATCTGCAGGGCCTGGGAACTTGGCGAATTCCTTGGCTACCTGTCGACATGGTCCGCCGTGCGCCGCGTCAACGACGCTGGGCGCGAGGATATTCTCACTGGCTTCGTCCGGGATATTTCCGAGCTCTGGGGCGACCCGACGAGAAAACGGCCCGTGTCTTGGCCCGTCAACATGAGATTGGGGACGATATGA
- a CDS encoding bifunctional helix-turn-helix transcriptional regulator/GNAT family N-acetyltransferase — translation MPRIDQEDYVAAVRRFSRFYTRRIGLLHEGLLGGPLSLAEGRLVYEVAQRKTSTAKELGAELELDSGYLSRLLRGLEERGLVSKSPSQEDGRQVLISLTPAGRESFAAIDARSREEVSAMLDRLSLPERRNLATALAEAERLLGGAPPEPARVPYILRTHQPGDMGWIVHRHGVLYSEEYGWDERFEALVAQITADFIQNFKPSRERCWVAEREGEIVGSVFLVEESATVGKLRLLYTEPNARGLGIGRRLVEECIRFARHAGYSKVTLWTNDILTAARHIYQTTGFHLVHEEKHHSFGHDLVGQNWELVL, via the coding sequence ATGCCGCGGATCGATCAGGAAGATTATGTGGCCGCAGTCCGCCGCTTCAGCCGTTTCTACACACGCCGCATCGGTCTGCTGCACGAGGGCCTGCTCGGCGGTCCCTTGTCTCTCGCCGAAGGCCGCCTCGTCTACGAGGTCGCGCAGCGGAAGACATCCACAGCGAAGGAGCTTGGGGCAGAGCTCGAGCTTGATTCCGGATATCTCAGCCGGCTCTTGCGGGGCCTTGAGGAGCGCGGCCTCGTCTCGAAAAGCCCGTCGCAGGAGGACGGGCGACAGGTTCTGATCTCGCTGACCCCGGCGGGCCGCGAGAGCTTCGCCGCCATCGACGCGCGCTCGCGCGAAGAAGTGAGCGCGATGCTCGATCGTCTCTCCCTGCCGGAGCGGCGGAATCTCGCCACGGCCCTTGCCGAGGCGGAACGACTGCTTGGCGGTGCGCCCCCAGAACCTGCTCGCGTCCCCTATATCCTCCGCACACATCAACCCGGAGACATGGGTTGGATCGTCCATCGCCATGGCGTGCTCTATTCTGAGGAATACGGATGGGATGAGAGGTTTGAGGCTCTCGTCGCCCAAATCACGGCTGATTTCATTCAGAACTTCAAACCGAGCCGCGAGCGCTGCTGGGTCGCCGAGCGCGAAGGCGAGATCGTCGGCTCTGTCTTCCTGGTCGAAGAGTCGGCGACCGTCGGCAAGCTCCGCCTCCTCTACACCGAGCCGAACGCACGCGGTCTCGGGATCGGCCGTCGGCTCGTCGAGGAATGCATCCGCTTTGCACGTCACGCCGGTTATTCGAAGGTCACGCTTTGGACCAATGACATACTGACCGCCGCAAGGCATATCTACCAGACGACAGGTTTTCATCTCGTGCACGAGGAGAAGCACCATAGCTTCGGTCACGATCTGGTCGGGCAGAATTGGGAACTGGTGCTGTGA
- a CDS encoding cytochrome P460 family protein encodes MTKIPFLMIVAGGLAALGGMIAAAQDKYTVQVPDGLAFSDFRGYESWEVVSVAMVDPTEPAMNGEAGSVLNVIMANPAMIEAYRNGVPGNGTKFPDGSKIAKIQWTTKKDAESPFSVNVPNALRNVAFIAKDSKRFPDSGGWGYANFNYDGASNTFTPDGTGSDCGHACHTAVEAKDYIFHSYQKR; translated from the coding sequence ATGACGAAAATTCCATTCTTGATGATTGTTGCGGGAGGGCTCGCCGCTTTAGGCGGCATGATCGCAGCCGCACAAGACAAATACACCGTGCAAGTGCCGGACGGGCTCGCATTCTCTGACTTCAGGGGATACGAAAGCTGGGAGGTCGTCTCCGTCGCTATGGTCGACCCTACCGAACCGGCTATGAACGGCGAGGCTGGTTCAGTGCTCAACGTAATCATGGCCAATCCGGCGATGATCGAGGCTTATCGAAACGGCGTACCCGGCAACGGGACAAAATTCCCCGACGGCTCAAAGATTGCGAAGATCCAGTGGACAACGAAAAAGGATGCGGAATCACCCTTTTCCGTGAATGTGCCGAACGCCCTGAGGAATGTTGCTTTCATTGCGAAGGACAGCAAGAGATTTCCGGACAGCGGCGGATGGGGATACGCCAACTTCAACTACGACGGTGCATCCAATACGTTCACTCCCGATGGGACAGGCTCCGATTGCGGGCACGCGTGCCATACCGCCGTGGAGGCAAAGGATTACATTTTTCACTCGTATCAGAAGCGGTGA
- a CDS encoding aminoacyl-tRNA deacylase has translation MTIARKLQDYIEGEGVAYDTVAHHRTATTSQSAQAAHVPGSRLAKSVVVHHEMGYFLAVVPSTHRIELSTLQDVMNRRLGLASEEEVSTLFADCDTGAVPPIGSAYNVPVVLDESLGNVSDVYFEGGDHRTLVHVSGPNFRSLMKDAQVARFSHPSG, from the coding sequence ATGACGATCGCAAGGAAACTTCAGGACTATATCGAAGGCGAGGGTGTGGCCTACGACACCGTCGCTCATCACCGCACGGCAACCACCAGCCAGTCGGCGCAGGCGGCGCATGTTCCGGGCAGCAGGCTGGCCAAATCCGTGGTCGTGCATCACGAAATGGGTTACTTTCTCGCCGTTGTTCCGAGCACGCATCGGATCGAGCTCTCCACATTGCAGGACGTGATGAACAGGCGCCTTGGCCTTGCCTCGGAGGAGGAAGTCAGCACGCTTTTCGCCGATTGCGACACCGGTGCGGTGCCGCCCATCGGATCGGCCTACAATGTGCCGGTGGTCCTTGACGAAAGTCTCGGCAACGTCAGCGACGTCTATTTCGAAGGCGGTGACCACAGGACACTGGTCCACGTTAGCGGACCAAATTTCCGCAGCCTGATGAAGGATGCGCAGGTCGCCCGCTTCAGCCACCCGTCCGGTTAA